Proteins encoded in a region of the Methanocella sp. genome:
- the trxA gene encoding thioredoxin, which produces MAETTQFVKEVNDAGFDEAVKSNHVTVVDCWAPWCGPCRILAPTIEALAKDYGDRVKFFKLNTDENPKVTTQFRIRSIPTLFIFVDGKLADTIIGAVPRQYIESKLKALLPQ; this is translated from the coding sequence ATGGCTGAGACGACACAGTTCGTAAAGGAGGTCAACGACGCCGGCTTCGACGAGGCTGTCAAGAGCAACCATGTCACCGTCGTCGACTGCTGGGCGCCCTGGTGCGGCCCGTGCAGGATCCTGGCGCCCACGATCGAGGCTCTCGCGAAGGATTACGGCGACAGGGTGAAGTTCTTTAAGCTGAACACGGACGAGAACCCGAAGGTGACCACCCAGTTCCGCATCCGTAGTATTCCAACTTTGTTCATATTCGTTGACGGTAAGCTGGCGGACACTATTATCGGAGCCGTTCCGCGCCAGTATATCGAGAGCAAGCTGAAGGCTCTGCTTCCCCAATAA
- a CDS encoding sensor histidine kinase yields the protein MSYNSIRSKVALLFVPLIIIPLLVAGVIGALYFQDVLKHSIWDNNMGQAETISELTASYVNLSENYLTSIADRPLVIRAVEERNWSFLNETTRYIAEQSVAFDSAFTTDSSGRVMSYDTIYTNYTNFTYPDIIGRSFLDRPYVGPVLNTSRPIAIATGNDIDGSSTIYVGAPIRGPNDTTIGTVVGIYDMKNFTNSVIGTAARNGPYVYLVNGSGNIIVHSNPGFMSSMSDFSRVPAVRDVMEGKKGVAEQYNPIEKDDRLVAYYPVNSTGWGVVVAVPSAAAYQPVTNTLWAISAVTLALAAISLALAYAFSKSITDPILGLYNAARAITNSRDYRQYLPMKRKDEIGQVAVCMDNMATRIAEDREKLVGEKNRAELYLDIMGHDINNLNQVTIGNLELISEDPNLTAEQKESIADALGSASSSAGIIDNVRRIQAINERQEAFQPEDINDMIIECIRDAPNPADKKVTITYAPKKGLIIEGPALMKEVFCNLVGNAIKHSGGDVTVDIVVQGVERAGKKFYDVSVADNGPGIPDGIKARLFNRFQRGETKAHGRGLGLFIARSLAESIGGDIRVEDRVPGDSSKGARFVVSLPVREEEK from the coding sequence ATGAGTTATAATTCCATCCGGTCGAAGGTCGCCCTTTTATTTGTTCCGTTAATTATCATACCCTTGCTAGTCGCAGGGGTCATCGGCGCGTTATACTTCCAGGACGTGTTAAAGCATAGCATCTGGGATAATAACATGGGCCAGGCGGAGACCATATCGGAGCTTACTGCCAGCTATGTGAACCTGAGCGAGAACTATCTCACGAGTATCGCCGACAGGCCTCTGGTCATAAGGGCCGTCGAAGAAAGAAACTGGTCCTTTTTAAACGAGACGACCCGGTATATAGCCGAACAGAGCGTTGCTTTCGATTCGGCCTTTACCACGGACAGCTCCGGCAGGGTAATGTCATATGATACGATTTATACAAATTATACAAATTTTACCTACCCCGACATCATCGGGAGGAGCTTTTTAGATCGGCCATATGTCGGCCCTGTCCTCAACACGTCCCGTCCCATTGCCATCGCGACAGGCAACGATATCGATGGCTCATCGACGATCTACGTCGGCGCGCCCATACGAGGCCCGAATGATACGACCATAGGCACGGTCGTGGGCATTTACGATATGAAAAACTTTACGAATTCTGTCATAGGAACGGCGGCAAGAAACGGCCCGTACGTGTATTTGGTCAACGGGTCCGGGAACATTATCGTCCATAGCAATCCGGGCTTCATGAGCAGCATGTCCGATTTTAGCCGGGTCCCCGCCGTACGGGATGTAATGGAGGGCAAAAAGGGCGTTGCAGAGCAGTACAATCCCATCGAGAAGGATGACCGTCTTGTCGCTTATTATCCCGTTAATAGCACAGGGTGGGGTGTCGTTGTCGCCGTGCCGAGCGCCGCCGCATATCAGCCGGTGACGAACACGCTCTGGGCGATCTCTGCCGTTACTCTTGCGCTGGCCGCCATATCGCTGGCGCTCGCATACGCGTTCAGCAAGAGCATCACCGACCCCATCCTGGGGCTGTATAATGCGGCGAGGGCCATAACCAACAGCCGTGATTACCGCCAGTACCTCCCGATGAAGCGGAAGGACGAGATCGGCCAGGTGGCCGTGTGCATGGATAATATGGCCACGCGCATCGCGGAAGACCGGGAAAAGCTCGTGGGTGAGAAAAACCGTGCGGAGCTATACCTGGACATCATGGGCCACGACATCAACAACCTCAACCAGGTGACGATCGGTAACCTGGAGCTCATAAGCGAGGACCCGAACCTGACGGCGGAGCAGAAGGAGTCCATCGCCGATGCCCTGGGCTCCGCATCGAGCAGCGCGGGCATCATCGACAACGTCCGCAGGATCCAGGCGATCAACGAGCGGCAGGAGGCGTTCCAGCCGGAGGACATCAACGACATGATAATAGAGTGTATCCGGGACGCTCCGAATCCTGCAGATAAGAAGGTGACGATCACCTACGCGCCGAAAAAAGGCCTGATCATCGAGGGCCCGGCGCTCATGAAAGAGGTGTTCTGCAACCTCGTCGGCAACGCGATCAAGCACTCCGGGGGCGACGTGACGGTCGACATCGTCGTCCAGGGCGTTGAAAGAGCGGGCAAAAAATTCTATGATGTTTCCGTCGCCGACAACGGCCCGGGGATCCCCGACGGGATTAAGGCCAGGCTATTTAACCGTTTCCAGAGGGGAGAAACGAAGGCCCACGGCCGGGGCCTGGGCCTGTTCATCGCCCGGAGCCTGGCGGAGAGCATCGGTGGAGATATCAGAGTCGAGGACCGCGTGCCGGGCGACTCTTCGAAGGGGGCCAGGTTTGTCGTGTCGCTGCCGGTGAGGGAGGAGGAAAAATGA
- a CDS encoding DNA topoisomerase IV subunit A: protein MAVKKVDTKPQRKPGGKTAVRMRLYDEIEAAAMADDFEGLYDIASSAKRADFIKMLDRLEEEGHSGMTLARNILRDRRLTRDQEQAIMILSASCLGSMVRVENALPYTFKALKVDRSSVEYDDVEGYNVTGDTVAMSTANIDQAATIAKLQFLVNHVIETVAANSVSTKRDCYYMLKNQFQKYPWMDLNGQGESDRLIDTLERIIRMQRENLNIIADPRGLIYGDITLVDEEGKEFSCKEREQGITGLAGQWEVKSHKVKAIIAIEKTGVFMDLKKLKVADELNIGLIHLGGQPARGCRALIKLLSEKGIPIGVLTDLSPWSGMIAKSVLSGSIAAAHLSGLHASKAAFLGIESADVDSWLREVWKSVQEPLSANDTTRAQNNLSLPYMQDDYWKGENTWFVKSGMKTELEALGTAAGSPLKKKEFYKKYLRAKLKEKLKVKV, encoded by the coding sequence TTGGCCGTAAAGAAAGTAGATACTAAGCCCCAGAGGAAGCCCGGTGGCAAGACGGCCGTCCGCATGCGCCTCTACGACGAGATCGAGGCCGCGGCGATGGCCGATGATTTCGAGGGCCTGTACGACATAGCCTCGTCCGCGAAGCGGGCCGACTTTATCAAAATGCTGGACCGGCTCGAGGAAGAGGGGCATTCGGGCATGACCCTGGCCCGGAATATTCTCCGGGATCGGAGGCTCACGCGTGACCAGGAGCAGGCGATCATGATCCTGTCGGCCTCCTGCCTGGGCTCGATGGTCCGCGTCGAGAACGCGCTGCCGTATACTTTTAAGGCCCTGAAGGTCGACAGGAGCTCCGTTGAGTACGATGACGTGGAAGGGTACAACGTCACCGGGGACACTGTCGCCATGAGCACTGCCAACATCGACCAGGCGGCGACGATAGCGAAATTGCAGTTCCTGGTGAACCACGTCATCGAGACGGTGGCCGCCAACTCCGTGTCCACGAAGAGGGACTGCTACTACATGCTGAAGAACCAGTTCCAGAAGTACCCGTGGATGGACCTGAACGGCCAGGGCGAGAGCGACCGGCTTATCGATACGCTGGAGCGCATCATCCGCATGCAAAGGGAAAATTTAAACATCATCGCCGATCCGAGGGGGCTCATATACGGCGACATAACGCTCGTCGACGAGGAAGGCAAGGAGTTCAGCTGTAAGGAGAGGGAGCAGGGCATCACCGGCCTGGCAGGGCAGTGGGAGGTAAAATCCCATAAGGTTAAAGCCATAATCGCTATCGAGAAGACGGGCGTCTTCATGGACCTGAAGAAATTAAAGGTCGCCGACGAGCTGAACATAGGGCTCATCCACCTGGGCGGCCAGCCGGCGAGAGGGTGCCGGGCGCTGATCAAGCTCCTGTCTGAGAAGGGCATCCCCATCGGCGTCCTCACGGACCTGTCGCCCTGGTCGGGCATGATCGCCAAATCCGTATTAAGCGGCAGCATCGCGGCGGCGCACTTGAGCGGCCTCCATGCCTCGAAGGCCGCCTTCCTGGGCATCGAATCCGCCGACGTCGACTCCTGGCTCAGGGAGGTATGGAAGAGCGTGCAGGAGCCGCTGAGCGCCAACGACACCACCCGGGCCCAGAACAACCTGTCTCTGCCGTACATGCAGGACGACTACTGGAAGGGCGAGAACACGTGGTTCGTTAAATCGGGAATGAAGACCGAGCTTGAGGCGCTGGGCACGGCCGCCGGCTCGCCCCTGAAAAAGAAAGAGTTCTATAAAAAATATCTCAGGGCCAAGCTAAAGGAAAAGCTCAAAGTGAAAGTATAA
- a CDS encoding carboxypeptidase-like regulatory domain-containing protein, whose protein sequence is MARSVIKLLLIFLIAGIFIVMPALAFMPSERGASYPHTVYLDRGIKGSVSGKVVSSLDQAQGVEGAYVAVVDVQSPGREYANTTTDSSGNFNIGGLGATYSSNRHTGADGSAGTLEQSMNMFMLYVNKSDLGEGYSSTFGIDANHTSTIMGNIVLYAGSQGSEGPTATPEPTAQPKPTVVVPTVYVPTPEPSTVTPEPAGLAGQIPVTLIVVVALLAILAIAAVVVYFRFLRKGLMRRLKKK, encoded by the coding sequence ATGGCGAGAAGCGTTATCAAGTTACTATTAATCTTCCTGATCGCGGGGATTTTCATCGTGATGCCGGCATTGGCCTTTATGCCGTCCGAGCGGGGGGCGAGCTACCCGCATACCGTCTACCTGGACCGGGGCATCAAGGGCTCCGTCAGCGGCAAAGTGGTCTCGTCCCTCGACCAGGCGCAGGGCGTGGAAGGGGCCTACGTCGCGGTCGTCGATGTCCAGTCCCCGGGCCGTGAATACGCCAATACGACGACGGACTCGAGCGGCAATTTTAACATCGGCGGCCTGGGCGCCACATACAGCTCCAACCGGCATACCGGGGCGGACGGAAGCGCCGGGACCCTCGAGCAAAGCATGAACATGTTCATGCTGTACGTGAACAAGAGCGACCTCGGCGAGGGCTACTCGAGCACGTTCGGCATCGACGCGAACCATACGAGCACCATCATGGGCAATATCGTCTTATACGCCGGCTCGCAGGGCAGCGAGGGGCCCACGGCCACGCCGGAGCCTACCGCTCAGCCCAAGCCCACGGTCGTCGTTCCCACGGTCTATGTCCCGACGCCTGAGCCTTCGACGGTAACGCCCGAGCCGGCCGGCCTGGCCGGGCAGATCCCCGTTACCCTGATAGTGGTCGTGGCCCTGCTGGCCATACTGGCAATAGCCGCAGTCGTCGTATACTTCCGGTTCCTGAGAAAAGGACTAATGAGACGGCTGAAGAAAAAATAG